Genomic DNA from Niallia circulans:
AGCTTCGATTCTTTTTGTGCGTTTCGCTTCACTTCCTCGGCAGCTTCCTGTGCAACAACGATTGATTTGTTTAATGTTTCTTCTATATTATTGTAGTGGCCAATGCGGTCATCAAGTTCAATTAGTCTTGCATCTAGTTCTTTTTTCTCACGAATTATATTTTCATAGTCCTTGATTATTTGATCTAAAAACTCATTTACTTCATCTTCATCGTAGCCGCGGAACCCTTTGCTGAATTCCTTATTGTGAATATCCAACGGTGTTAATGGCATAATGCCACCTCCCAAACTTCAATTTCTTTATGTATTTTTTCGACAGCTTTTTCCTGTTTTCCTGCATTATTTTAAGGAAAACGCCAAAAAAACAGGAAGTAAGACAAATTATACTGTTTGGAAATATTGTAACATAGATAAAGTAAAAATAACTATGGAATTTTGGTATGATATCAAAATTTATCGTGTTTGTTATATAGGACAAATTATTTTAATTTGCCGACCACAACACGCCATTTATCTTTTTTTGTTTTTCCTTCAAGCGATTTAATAACAGATCTGCCATGCCCTCTGACAGAAATAACATCGCCTTCCTCACAAATAAAGGAAGCATTTTCAACAGCAGCCCAGTTTACTTTCACAAGACTTGAAGCAATATAGACTTGGGCCTTTTGTCTGGAAATATTATAAATGGCAGCAATCGTCGCATCAAGTCTTAAGGAGGCAAGTGTCGTGCTCATCTCCACCCATTCCTCTTCAAGAGCGATCACCATATGCTTATCAATCGGTTTTAATTCTACCTTTGCTTTTCCAATCGACTCAAGCTGAAGACGGATATAATCCTCTACTTCTTTGCAGACAATCAGTTGAACATCCCCAGCTTTGATAAGGATATCGCCAAACTTACTGCGGGAGAGACCTAATGACATAATGCTTCCAAGTACCTGTGGATGCTCAAGTTTCACGAATTTTTTTGCGTATTCAATTTCGTATATTGAAAGCTGAAAATCGTCTTCTGTTGGTTCATAATAAGAGGGATACAATAAGGCTCTTTTTCGTTCAGGTGCTTTCGTACCACCTGCAAAAGCAACCTTTACATCACTATTTTGCCCAATTATCGTGTTCACAATCTTTTGTTCGCGAGGATCTAAAAAATCCGTCAATTTCGTTGCATAGGAATCTTCGACATATTGGCGCCAGTTTATGACTTGATCGATAAACTCCTTTTCCTCTGGCCGAAAATGCTGGTATATCGACATACATACGGCTCCTTTTATTTAATGTATATAATATAAATGACTGCATGAAAAAAGGGCTTATGAAAGCCCTGATTTTTAAACCCAGCTGAAAATTTGAAAAACACCCATTCTAGCTAAATTTAATACAAAGATAGCCACGATTGGTGAGATATCAATCATTCCAATTGGCGGGATTATCTTTCTAAACTGCTCTAAATATGGTTCACAAATCCGCGCAAGGAAAGTGCCAATCCATGTTTCTCTTGCATTTGGTATCCAAGACATAAAAATGTAAATAATCAGCGCATAAGAGTAAAAAGTAATTAACTTAGAAACAATTGCCAGGATCAAACCCATCTAATTTTACCACCTCGCATTTTCAAATTCAGTTTCTTGAAGAAGCTGAGAGATATTACCTGAAACTTCCACATTATCTGGTGTGCATAAGAAGATGTCAGTTCCAACCTTCTGGATATCTCCCCCTATAGCATAAACTGTCCCGCTTAAAAAATCGACTATGCGTTTCCCTTGCTCCTTGTCAATTCTTTGCAGATTGACGACAACTGCACGTCTGTTTTTCAATTGGTCTGCAATATCCTGTGCTTCTGCATACACTCTTGGTTCAACCAAAAATACTTTCGAAGCCTTTTGCACACTTTGCAGGCTGACAACGTTTTGCTTTTGCTGTTGCTGTTGAACAGGCTGCTGCTGCTGCTGTTGCTGTTGCTGCTGAAAATAGGACTGAGTTGGCTGCTGTCTCTGGTTTCTCACTGGCTCTTGCTCCTGTTCGTACTCTTCTTCTTCATAATCTTCATCTTCTAAGAAAAAAAATGTTTTAATTTTTGATTTTATACTCAATTTTCTAACCTCCTATTTCTCACTGCCAACGAGTGCTGTACCGATGCGAATCATCGTTGCACCTTCTTCGATAGCAATTGAGTAGTCATTAGACATTCCCATGGAAAGCTCCTGGCATGGTGCATTGCTTAATGAAAGCTTTTGCACCTCTGTCTGAAGTTTTTTTAAGTTTCGGAAGCAATTTCGCAGTAATTCTTCCTCATCAGTAAATGGCGCCATTGTCATTAAGCCAACTATTTCAATATTAGGTAGTACTTCAAGGCTTTTAATAAAATCAATTGTGTCCTCAACTGCTATGCCATGCTTTGATTCTTCTTGCGAAACATTAACCTGAACAAAACACTTGATTTTCTTAACAGCTCGCTTGTTTATTTCTTTCGCTAAAGACAAACGGTCAAGTGAATGAATGTAATCGACATGATCTATAATGCTTTTTACCTTGCGAGTTTGCAAGGAACCGATAAAGTGCCAAACTGGCTCGTCCATCAGCACCTCACGTTTTGCAAGCAGGCCTTCCTCCCGGTTTTCACCAAGATTGATAACACCTGCTTCCAAAGCTTCTTTTGCTCTTTCTATTGTAACATATTTTGTCACTGCGATTATGGTGATATCTTCAACGGATCGATCAGCTTTTTCACAAGCCAATTTCACCTTTTCCCTAATTCCCTCTAAATTATGCTTAACTTGCATCTTTCTTTAAACATCCTCTCTCCAGCCAATAAAACTCATCATTCTTCCTGTCTGCCCTTTATCCCGCCTATGGGAAAAGAAATAGGACTCCTGTTCGCTCGTGCAAAGACTGGTTACTTGAATCTTACTATCCTGTATGCCTGCCTTTATTAACAGCTGTTTGTTGAGCTCTTGCAAGCTCAATGAATATTGATTTGGTGAAACAAGCTTGTATGGCCTATTATCACTTGCATCTAAAGCTTCGTCTACTTTATCAATAACACGGCTGTCGACTATGTATTGCTTATCTGTAATGGACGGACCGATGGCAACTTCCATTTCACCTGGATCAATTCCATGTGATGTAAACACCTTCACCATTTCTATTGCGATTCCTTGTACAGTGCCTTGCCAACCAGCGTGGGCAATACCAATTGCTTTTGTTTTGCTATGAATGAAATATAGTGGAACACAGTCAGCATAGCAAAGCGTAAGTAAAATGCCCTCTTCCCGTGTAAACAAGCCATCTGTATCTGGCAACGCACTTTCATAGTCACAAGCTCCTTTGCCAGCATCAATAGTTGATACTTCCCAAATGGAGTTTTTGTGGGTTTGTTCAGAACCTACCCAATTCGTTAAAGGAAAATCAAGCTTATTCGCAATAATTTGCCTGTTTGCTGTTACCTTCTCCTTTGAATCATTAACATGATAGGCCATATTTAAACCTTTATGGTGTCCTGTGCTTGTGCCGCCATTTTTCGTTGTGAACCCTGCAGTCAAATGAGGGTGGTCTTTACACCATGATTGAATTGTAAAATATTCAGCGTCTTTTAATAGAAAAGGTTCCATTTTTTATAACCTCAGCTTTTTTTTATAGTTTACCATAGACTTGTGCATTGGTCATAAAAAAACCAATAAAATTATCCCTATTCTTCTACTTCAATTAACTCTAATGATTTAGTGTATTTTACTAATATGACATCTTCCCCAATTTTCAAGATATTGCTCCATGGAATAACAATATCAGCCTCTCTGTTAAAGAAGCCCAATACCTTGCCTGGTCCGCCAATAATGATTGCATCAATCTTGCCTGTCTGTAAATTTATATCGATATCTCCTATATTACCAAGCTTTTTTCCATCCGCTACATTGACGACGTCCTTCACTTGAAAGTCAGATATTTTCAGCATTGTTTCACTCCTATATAAATATGATGACTTTTATACGATTTTGTTCCCTTACTGCGTTATGTTTGTATGCAAGGAAAGCCTTACTAAAATTATATGTTGTCCTTATGATAATTAGCATGGGAAATTTGCTATAAAATAAGAAAAACTGCCGAGAATTCGGCAGTTTTCTTATTGGTAATATTAGCTTTGAATGTTTTTATTCATTTGTTTAATAGCAGCTTTTTCTAATCTTGATACCTGAGCTTGCGAGATACCTATTTCATCAGCAACTTCCATTTGCGTTTTTCCTTGAAAAAATCGCTTTCTCAATATAAGTTTTTCTCGATCATTCAATCGTCGCATACCTTCTTTGAGCGCTAGCTCCTCGACCCATTGGATATCCTTGTTTTTTTCGTCACTTAACTGGTCCATGACGTAAATTGGATCTCCTCCATCATTGTATATCGGCTCAAAGAGTGAAACGGGATCTTGAATAGCATCCAATGCGAATACAATATCCTCATGTGGAATATCAAGCTCTTTTGCGATTTCCTCCGCTGTTGGCTCTTTTGATGTTTTACTCATCAATCGCTCCCTGACTTGCAATGCTTTATAAGCTATATCCCTTAAGGATCTGGACACTCTTATCGGGTTATTATCGCGCAAGTATCGGCGGATTTCACCAATAATCATCGGGACAGCATAGGTGGAAAACTTTACGTTTTGACTTAAATCAAAATTATCAATAGATTTCATTAGACCGATACAACCAACTTGAAATAAGTCATCGACAAACTCACCTCTGTTATTAAACCGCTGGATTACACTCAAAACGAGGCGAAGATTACCATTTACGAGACTTTCTCTAGCGGAAATATCTCCCTTATGCATTTGCTTGAAGAGCTCTCTCATTTCTTCGTTTTTTAATACTGGAAGCTTAGATGTATCCACACCGCAAATTTCTACTTTATTTCGAGTCAATCTATTTCCCTCCTCACAGGAGCTGCTGTACAAAAAACAGTATCTCCTTGAGTAGGAAAAATATGCATACGCTATTTCCATCCTAAGCCAAATTATTGGAACTAAATACCTCCTAAAACTATCACGACAATACTTTCCTGCAATAATATTTTTTGAAAAATATTTTTATCACACTTTTAATAAGCAAATAAATATGCCAGCTAATCTTCCCTTCAACGAAGATAACGTCTCCTTGAAAGTTCAAATTTAGCCGACATATTATTTTAAATCACCTTAAACCATTTTGTTAAATTCCTTCTGCAGTCTCTTAATAATTCTTTTTTCCAGTCTTGAGATATAAGACTGAGATATGCCGAGCATATCAGCAACATCCTTTTGTGTCTTTTCCTCACCTGTTCCAAGACCAAAACGAAGCTCCATGATTTGTTTTTCTCTTTTTGATAATTGATGCAATGCTCTGATTAGCAGCTTCTTATCTACACTTGCATCAAGATCCTTTGTAATAATATCTTCCTCTGTTCCCATCACATCTGATAACAGGAGCTCATTTCCGTCCCAGTCAATATTCAGCGGTTCATCAAAGGATACCTCTGATCGTATCTTATTGTTCCTTCTTAAATACATCAAAATCTCATTTTCAATACATCTTGATGCATATGTAGCAAGCTTAATTTTCTTCTCAGGGTTAAAAGTATTGACAGCTTTAATTAATCCGATTGTGCCAATGCTTATTAAGTCCTCAATATTAATACCGGTATTTTCAAATTTCCTCGCAATATAAACAACTAGCCGTAAATTGCGTTCAATTAAAATAGATCTTGCTGCCTGATCACCTTCTGGCAGCTTTTGCAGTAGTTCTTCCTCTTCTTCCTTGCTTAATGGGGGAGGCAATGCTTCGCTTCCGCCAATATAAAAAACTTCATCTGTTTTCAAACCTAATTTTATTAAGAGCTTATACCAGTAGTAGGTTAAGCGAAGCTTTAATTTTTTCATAATTGTCCTCCTTCTAAATGATGTGTCGATAGAGTATAGTATATTAACTGACCATTCCACGTTTGACTTCATTGATTTTGTTGCCTGTCAGCATCTTTGGGTGAACAATGCAAGAAAATGCGTCATCTGATGACAGCTGCTGTCTCGTAAATGAAATTAGCCCTTTTTCCACTAAGAAGCTTCCTTCTTTATTTTCAATGATAAGCTCTTCAGGCTTGATGGCAATCATAAGCTGGTGCTCCTTCCCCATAACTTTATATGGGATAATCCGCATTCTATATTGCCAATCATCATTAAGCTGTACCTTTCCATGAATAATGGAATCAGAATCATCGACAATTTCAATAAGCTCTTTCGGGATATCTGTTGCTTTCATCGCATTAATGGAGACAAACATGACAGGTACCCGCGAAATCGGATCGTACACCTGGTTGCCACTGTCAACAAGCCCTTTTAATGAGAACTCTGTTCCTGCAATTTGAAACTTCACCTGAACAATTTCATCATATTTAATTTTCGTAATTTCCATGCTTTCCACATTCTTTTTAGAAAAATGCCATGCTGCAGGAAAACCAAGCAAAACAAACAGCCAACTGATAGGATCACCAAAGCCTTTAACACTTGCAAGTAGAACAGAAGTAGATAATTGAAAATCAAATTGAATAAAATAATGTGAGCCGATTAAAACTCCGCCAATAAGAAATGTGACAAAATAAAATGTCATTAATCCACTGAGATAATAGCGAAGTCTTTTATAACCAAAAACAGTCAAAACCATAACGCAAGAGAACAATAGCTTAGAGATTGGATGACTTGTATAGATATGATATGGAGTGACAGCCAAGAGGATGATAATTGATCCAATCAGACCGCCGCACAGCACTCTCCACAGCTTTATATCTCTCTTTAGGATGATGGCTGTCAAATAGAGCAGCAAGCTGTCAAACAGGAAATTCAGCAGCCATATTACATCTAAATAAATGGCCAAACATGTAAGCCTCCTTCCTAAAGTTTTATGGCAAAATTTTAGCTTGCTCATCTAACTCTATTAATCTGTTACGAAAAAGTATAACCTACCACATCAGGAAAGTGTGTCACTTCCTGTAATCAAAAAAACAGAAATTTTCCCTATTATCAACAGATTTTGTCACTATTTCTTGCCTTATGCGATGTGTCGTTCTAGCAGTGAAATTGTCAGTTTTTTTCGAGGGGAATGAGAGATGCATAAGAAAGGTTTTAGAGGTAATTTTATTTCCCAGGCTATTAAAAGCAAAAAAAAGCGGGAAATATCCCGCTTTTTTTATCTTCTGCGATTTCGGTTACGCAAAAATGTTGGTATATCTAGTGTATCTTCACCTGATTGAATATTGTTATTGCGAACAGGCTCTTTCACATTGTTGTTTGGAGACTCCTCGCGCTTCACTTCACGTGAACTTCCAGGGCTGCTTGACGGCTTCATATTGTTTAAAGAAGGTCTTGCAGAAGATACCGGCATTGTATCTTGATTGAAACCAGTCGCAATTACTGTTACGACAATTTCATCTTTTAAATTTTCGTTAATAACTGAACCGAAGATCATGTTAACGTCTTGGTCAGATGCAGAAGCGACAATATCTGCTGCTTCCTGTACCTCGTAAAGACTTAGGTTGGAACCGCCAGTAATATTCATCAGCACACCTTGAGCTCCATCAATAGATGTCTCAAGCAATGGAGAAGATATTGCTTTTTTCGCTGCTTCAGCAGCACGATTTTCACCTGACGCTACACCGATACCCATCAATGCAGAACCTTTGTTGACCATGATTGTTTTCACATCGGCAAAGTCAAGGTTGATTAATCCAGGTGTAGCGATAAGGTCAGAAATACCTTGGACACCTTGTCTTAATACGTTATCTGCTTCCCTGAATGCTTCAAGCATCGGAGTGCTCTTATCAACTATCTCAAGCAGACGGTCATTCGGAATAACAATTAATGTGTCTACAGCTTCTTTAAGAGCAGAGATTCCGCTTGCTGCATGTGTAGAACGTTTGCGCCCTTCAAATGTGAATGGTCTTGTGACAACACCGACAGTCAATGCACCAATATCTTTTGCGATTTGCGCAATAACAGGAGCTGCACCAGTTCCTGTTCCACCGCCCATACCTGCGGTAACAAATACCATATCTGCTCCTTTAAGAGCTTCTTCAATTTGTTCTTTACTTTCCTCTGCTGCTTTTTTACCCACATCTGGGTTAGCACCGGCACCTAAACCTCTAGTTAATTTGCCGCCGATTTGCATTTTTATTTCTGCTTTTGACAAGTTAAGTGCCTGAGCGTCTGTATTTACCGCAATAAACTCGACTCCTTGAACACCATGCTCAATCATTCGATTGACAGCGTTGTTTCCGCCGCCCCCGACTCCAATTACCTTTATTACAGCTAATGAATCTATATTTGTATCAAATTCTAACATGACAAATCCTCCTAATTCGTCGATATTCAGCAGTATCGAACTGTCCGCGTCTCAATCTTGGTGATATGGAGTAAACATACCATTTTAATTGTTATAATGTTTTTAACTTAATCGAAAAAGTATCCCATAAATTTCTTTAGTTTTGATGGCCCTTTTTCGACAGGCTGCTTTTCATATGATGCTTTTTGCGGAGCCTGTTTTGGCGCTCTTTTTTCCTTTGGTTCACCAACCGCAACTGGCTCTGCCTGATGGATATTTCCACCTTGCAGCTTATTGTTCTTGTAGGAGAACTTAATTAAACCAACGGCAGTCGTGTATTGAGCTTCCCTAACACCAATATAATCAGGTATTGCAATTCGAACCCGATTTTGGAAAACCTCTTGTGCGAGCTCAAGAATACCTTTTGTGCCAGCCACACCTCCGGAAAGGACAAAACCGCCTGGAAGATCATATACTCCTAATCTTTCAAGCTCGTCCATCACTAAGTCAAACATTTCTTCCAATCTTGCCTCAATGATGTCGGCAAGTTCCAATTGGTTGAACTGCTGGTGCTGGTCGCTCCCGATGATTGGTACACTGAAGACCTCTTCCTCTGATGCATGGTTGTAATAAGCATAGCCGTATTTAACCTTTATTTTCTCCGCATCTTCGGTTGTTGTACGCAAGCCAATGGAAAGATCCTTTGTAATATGATCTCCGCCAATTGGCAAGACGCTTGTTTTTTTCAAGAAGCCATTTTCAAAAACGGCAATCGTCGTAGAACCGCCTCCAATATCAAGCAATGCTACTCCGAGATTTTTTTCATCTTTAGACAGCGCGAAGGAACCAGCGGCAAGAGGCTGTAATGTAATGTCAACAATCTCCAAACCTGCTTTTTCCACACAGCGAAGCGTGTTATGTAGTATCGTCTTGCTGCCTGTAATAATGATTCCTTCCATTTCTAGGCGAACGCCTATCATCCCGCGAGGATCTGTAATTTCATCAAGACCATCCACAATAAATTGCTTAGGAATTATATCGATTATTTCTTTCTCTGGCGGAATGGAAACAACTTGCGCTGCATCCTTTACTCTCAATACATCTTCTATTGTGATTTCACGATTTTCACTTGAAACTGCCACTACTCCATGTGAAGGCTGCAAGCTTACATGATTTCCCGAAACGCCAACAATCACTTGTTTAATTTCTACACCAATCATTCTTTCCGCTTGTTCAATAGCTCTTCGTATGGAATGAACGGTTTCATCTATATCAACAATAGAACCCTTCCTCAACCCTTCAGAAGGTACGATGCCTACTCCAATAATGTTTAAGGACTCATTAATCATTTCGCCAATGATTACTTTCACGCTGGATGTACCGATGTCAAGACTTACATAAAATTCATTGCTGTTCATTCTCGGGCACCTCCTTTTTGCTTTTTAAAAATAAGTGAACAACAGCTATTCTCTTTTAAGCGAATGTTAAGCTTTAATGAATAAAATATCCCTATTAATATATTATTATTAAATAATTCGCCAAAACTAATATATTCCCTTTTTTATGAATGATTTTTTTCAGTTTTTTCTCTTTTATTTTCCCACTTTGTCAAGATGATTCTCCTAATGACTGCGATATTTTGAAACAGCCTTACACCGAAGGCAAATATGGCAGCTAAATATAAGTCTACACCAAGATGAACACCGAGAAAAGCTAAACTTGCTGCAAGGAGAATATTAAAGAAAAAACCTGATACGAATACCTTTTCATCATATATATTTTGCAGGTGGGCCCTGATGCCGCCAAACAAGGTATCAAGTGCTGCAAGCACAGCTATTGATAGATAATTGGCATATTCATCAGGTACCGTTATATCTGTCAGTAGGCCAAGTGAAATGCCGACAATAAGGCCAAATATAGGCAGCCACATCAAGAACCGCCTCCTTCTTCATTTCCAGCAGGCTTTATATATCGAATCCTTAAATTGCCCTCATATGCAGGAATCGTTATTTTTTGCTGTGTTTTTTTTACATCAAGCAATAAGTCTTCAATGAAGAAATCGTCAGCAGACCTAGATACCTTCATGCGATTATAAAGCTGCTCGGCACTGTTTTTGTCTGCTGCTATCACTTTTATTGTCAATGGCAGCCCGTCAACTGGATAGCCATCCATCTTAATCTCCCCATTGATGTCCCTGATGACAGATGTATTTATATATCGATGTTCGGCAATAGAGATTTCCTTTGCACCATACTGGTTCAAATCATTAATCAGCCTTTTAAGCAAATCTGCCGAGATGGAGCCCTGCTCTTCTCCCATAAGCAAATCCGGGCTGACGGACTGAACATTTATGATTATCCCGTAACCGTTTTTTTCTGTCAGGCCTATTTCGTCTTTAAGCTCGTCGATTGTGTCTTGTAGTAGCTCTTCTTTTGTCTGTGAGCTGTCGTTTTTATACTCGTCCACTTTTTGGTTTGCTGTACGAATTTCACTCAACAGCTTAAGCTCCGTTTCCTTTTCCTTAAGAAGCGCTTGTTTCAGTTCCCAAGTATCCCTTGTGTCCCGAACCTTCGGCTTCTTAACTGTCTGAAATTGAACGGCAAGCATAAAACCAATAACTAGTGTAATGATTGTCATAGTGAAAAGTTTTTTATTCACGCCTTCACCATACTTCCATGCAAAATAATCGGCATTTAAACCTTACTTTTCACTTAATTTGTTCTGAGCGCATCCATTTTAATAGTATCCTTTTTTTCTAGTGTAAACTTAATGTTTTCATTTACCAGCGTGTCCTTCACGCCACCTTTAATATTGAGTGCACCTTCCATAACCTCGCTGTCGCCAATTGCTGTCACAACAAACGGAGCAGGATATTGATTGCCATCAATCTCAATGACAGGACCATTGCAAAGAATATAAGAATCATGAGACAGACGCTGACCATTAATGCTAATTGCTGTAGCACCTGAAACATATAGTTCATTCACCACTTGGAAGATGTGGTGTTCATGTACAAGGTAATTGTTCACATTGTCATCATTCGGATTATAGTTTCCGTCTTCCAATGTCACCTGAACCCCTTTTCCTTGAACAGGCATCTTCCCTAAGTACATGCGGTAATTGTTTGCATCTTCTGCCAGATTGTAATAGGAATCAGCCTTAGTGGATAGTTCTTTTTCATAATCCGATAGTTCTTTTTGCGCTTGCTCTAACTCTTTAAAAAGTTGATTATTTTTTTCTTCCTGATCAATTAGCTCGTTTCGCAATGAGAGATCACGGTCGAACTGGCTGTCACTCAACTTATTTTTGTCCTTGTCTGCTTGTGCCACCTGAAAGGCAAAGGCAACAATGAACCCTAATACAAGGAAAACAAACGAAAAGATTACATGACTTCCCTTTCGTCTATTCTTCACTTTGTTCTTCTCCTTCTGTTCCGTATTCCTTGAAATAGGAACCTACCTCCAAATCAATAATCCCTCTTTTCTTAGGATCTAATTGACTGACTATTGACGGGTAATGCTCCATTTTTTCAGCAAATGTACTTAAGGAGGCTGCAACCTCAAACCCATCATTCATGAAGATATTAATGTGGTAAGAATCTGTTTTTTTCGGAGTATAGTGAATCTCAGAGATGGCATTATATACACCAGTCGGAAGTTTTTTCAGTTCCTTGACCGTTTTCTCCAATGCTTTATCATTGTCGAAATCCATAATGAGCGGTGCATCATATGGTGTTGATTCTGAGCTTCTTCCCTCTAGCTTTGCTCCGCTTTCAATAATTGGAATGTATTTACTGCCGCTTACCATATAAGCGATCCGTTTGTACTCTTCCACTTTAATATTTACGATGTTGGGAAGTTTTATCGAAACAGAGGACGTTTTAATCTCAGGCAAGGCATTAAGCTTCTCTTCAATCTTGTCCTTTTTTATTGTCCAAATGTTCGTTGAAGAATTTATACCGCTGATTT
This window encodes:
- a CDS encoding YggT family protein; its protein translation is MGLILAIVSKLITFYSYALIIYIFMSWIPNARETWIGTFLARICEPYLEQFRKIIPPIGMIDISPIVAIFVLNLARMGVFQIFSWV
- the sigG gene encoding RNA polymerase sporulation sigma factor SigG encodes the protein MTRNKVEICGVDTSKLPVLKNEEMRELFKQMHKGDISARESLVNGNLRLVLSVIQRFNNRGEFVDDLFQVGCIGLMKSIDNFDLSQNVKFSTYAVPMIIGEIRRYLRDNNPIRVSRSLRDIAYKALQVRERLMSKTSKEPTAEEIAKELDIPHEDIVFALDAIQDPVSLFEPIYNDGGDPIYVMDQLSDEKNKDIQWVEELALKEGMRRLNDREKLILRKRFFQGKTQMEVADEIGISQAQVSRLEKAAIKQMNKNIQS
- a CDS encoding YlmC/YmxH family sporulation protein; the protein is MLKISDFQVKDVVNVADGKKLGNIGDIDINLQTGKIDAIIIGGPGKVLGFFNREADIVIPWSNILKIGEDVILVKYTKSLELIEVEE
- a CDS encoding cell division protein SepF — protein: MSIKSKIKTFFFLEDEDYEEEEYEQEQEPVRNQRQQPTQSYFQQQQQQQQQQPVQQQQQKQNVVSLQSVQKASKVFLVEPRVYAEAQDIADQLKNRRAVVVNLQRIDKEQGKRIVDFLSGTVYAIGGDIQKVGTDIFLCTPDNVEVSGNISQLLQETEFENARW
- a CDS encoding YggS family pyridoxal phosphate-dependent enzyme; translated protein: MQVKHNLEGIREKVKLACEKADRSVEDITIIAVTKYVTIERAKEALEAGVINLGENREEGLLAKREVLMDEPVWHFIGSLQTRKVKSIIDHVDYIHSLDRLSLAKEINKRAVKKIKCFVQVNVSQEESKHGIAVEDTIDFIKSLEVLPNIEIVGLMTMAPFTDEEELLRNCFRNLKKLQTEVQKLSLSNAPCQELSMGMSNDYSIAIEEGATMIRIGTALVGSEK
- the spoIIGA gene encoding sigma-E processing peptidase SpoIIGA → MAIYLDVIWLLNFLFDSLLLYLTAIILKRDIKLWRVLCGGLIGSIIILLAVTPYHIYTSHPISKLLFSCVMVLTVFGYKRLRYYLSGLMTFYFVTFLIGGVLIGSHYFIQFDFQLSTSVLLASVKGFGDPISWLFVLLGFPAAWHFSKKNVESMEITKIKYDEIVQVKFQIAGTEFSLKGLVDSGNQVYDPISRVPVMFVSINAMKATDIPKELIEIVDDSDSIIHGKVQLNDDWQYRMRIIPYKVMGKEHQLMIAIKPEELIIENKEGSFLVEKGLISFTRQQLSSDDAFSCIVHPKMLTGNKINEVKRGMVS
- a CDS encoding DivIVA domain-containing protein; this encodes MPLTPLDIHNKEFSKGFRGYDEDEVNEFLDQIIKDYENIIREKKELDARLIELDDRIGHYNNIEETLNKSIVVAQEAAEEVKRNAQKESKLIIKEAEKNADRIINESLSKARKIALEIEELKKQSKVFRTRFKMLIEAQLDLLNNDDWDHLLEYELDASELNSTK
- the ftsZ gene encoding cell division protein FtsZ, which produces MLEFDTNIDSLAVIKVIGVGGGGNNAVNRMIEHGVQGVEFIAVNTDAQALNLSKAEIKMQIGGKLTRGLGAGANPDVGKKAAEESKEQIEEALKGADMVFVTAGMGGGTGTGAAPVIAQIAKDIGALTVGVVTRPFTFEGRKRSTHAASGISALKEAVDTLIVIPNDRLLEIVDKSTPMLEAFREADNVLRQGVQGISDLIATPGLINLDFADVKTIMVNKGSALMGIGVASGENRAAEAAKKAISSPLLETSIDGAQGVLMNITGGSNLSLYEVQEAADIVASASDQDVNMIFGSVINENLKDEIVVTVIATGFNQDTMPVSSARPSLNNMKPSSSPGSSREVKREESPNNNVKEPVRNNNIQSGEDTLDIPTFLRNRNRRR
- a CDS encoding RNA-binding protein, which codes for MSIYQHFRPEEKEFIDQVINWRQYVEDSYATKLTDFLDPREQKIVNTIIGQNSDVKVAFAGGTKAPERKRALLYPSYYEPTEDDFQLSIYEIEYAKKFVKLEHPQVLGSIMSLGLSRSKFGDILIKAGDVQLIVCKEVEDYIRLQLESIGKAKVELKPIDKHMVIALEEEWVEMSTTLASLRLDATIAAIYNISRQKAQVYIASSLVKVNWAAVENASFICEEGDVISVRGHGRSVIKSLEGKTKKDKWRVVVGKLK
- the ftsA gene encoding cell division protein FtsA, producing the protein MNSNEFYVSLDIGTSSVKVIIGEMINESLNIIGVGIVPSEGLRKGSIVDIDETVHSIRRAIEQAERMIGVEIKQVIVGVSGNHVSLQPSHGVVAVSSENREITIEDVLRVKDAAQVVSIPPEKEIIDIIPKQFIVDGLDEITDPRGMIGVRLEMEGIIITGSKTILHNTLRCVEKAGLEIVDITLQPLAAGSFALSKDEKNLGVALLDIGGGSTTIAVFENGFLKKTSVLPIGGDHITKDLSIGLRTTTEDAEKIKVKYGYAYYNHASEEEVFSVPIIGSDQHQQFNQLELADIIEARLEEMFDLVMDELERLGVYDLPGGFVLSGGVAGTKGILELAQEVFQNRVRIAIPDYIGVREAQYTTAVGLIKFSYKNNKLQGGNIHQAEPVAVGEPKEKRAPKQAPQKASYEKQPVEKGPSKLKKFMGYFFD
- the sigE gene encoding RNA polymerase sporulation sigma factor SigE, with protein sequence MKKLKLRLTYYWYKLLIKLGLKTDEVFYIGGSEALPPPLSKEEEEELLQKLPEGDQAARSILIERNLRLVVYIARKFENTGINIEDLISIGTIGLIKAVNTFNPEKKIKLATYASRCIENEILMYLRRNNKIRSEVSFDEPLNIDWDGNELLLSDVMGTEEDIITKDLDASVDKKLLIRALHQLSKREKQIMELRFGLGTGEEKTQKDVADMLGISQSYISRLEKRIIKRLQKEFNKMV
- the pgeF gene encoding peptidoglycan editing factor PgeF is translated as MEPFLLKDAEYFTIQSWCKDHPHLTAGFTTKNGGTSTGHHKGLNMAYHVNDSKEKVTANRQIIANKLDFPLTNWVGSEQTHKNSIWEVSTIDAGKGACDYESALPDTDGLFTREEGILLTLCYADCVPLYFIHSKTKAIGIAHAGWQGTVQGIAIEMVKVFTSHGIDPGEMEVAIGPSITDKQYIVDSRVIDKVDEALDASDNRPYKLVSPNQYSLSLQELNKQLLIKAGIQDSKIQVTSLCTSEQESYFFSHRRDKGQTGRMMSFIGWREDV